Proteins encoded in a region of the Prunus persica cultivar Lovell chromosome G4, Prunus_persica_NCBIv2, whole genome shotgun sequence genome:
- the LOC18781018 gene encoding uncharacterized protein LOC18781018 — MVVVKEHSFEWPPIGAPLNMQRDEHPGSPPAFNSSVNAVSFGFVATAILISMFLVMAIFERFLRPTSSDLTPSGRRRSGDLEAQLGFNGKLSHPSPKMTVYASGVSVLMPGDDIPTFIAHPAPVPCPPERICLPQHQHISLPNPNPNPNPTSNSNSNSNMSSNSS, encoded by the exons ATGGTTGTTGTGAAAGAACATAGCTTTGAATGGCCGCCAATAGGAGCTCCACTAAACATGCAGAGAGATGAGCATCCAGGCAGCCCTCCTGCTTTTAATAGCTCTGTCAATGCGGTGTCGTTTGGGTTCGTAGCCACTGCCATTCTCATCTCCATGTTCTTAGTCATGGCTATCTTTGAGAGATTCCTCAGACCCACCTCGTCGGATTTGACACCGTCCGGTCGCCGGAGAAGCGGAGATCTTGAGGCCCAGTTGGGCTTCAATGGAAAACTCAGCCACCCTTCACCCAAA ATGACTGTGTATGCAAGTGGAGTTTCAGTGTTGATGCCTGGAGATGATATCCCCACCTTCATTGCACATCCAGCCCCTGTGCCTTGCCCCCCAGAACGCATTTGTTTGCCTCAACATCAACATATTTCCTTGcccaaccccaaccccaaccccaaccccacCTCAAACTCAAACTCGAATTCGAACATGAGCTCAAACTCAAGTTGA
- the LOC18778920 gene encoding kelch-like protein 8, producing MGSLPSPPRPSTPPPSSPNNSLSSYRVCATFCFRESAPNLNISNWIEFYDPSTNTWTHASSIPGLTENHILKGFAMVSLGDSVYIIGGRVCRKERAHTSDECSELVDVDIEVSSSVLRYNVGSDQWSTCAPLGISRCDFACTIFENKIYVAGGKSTLACARGIPLAEVYDPELNEWTPLPNMSTLRYNCVGVTWLGKIYVVGGFAERADSELPPIMVRSCAEVYDTQTRMWDLIVGMWQLDVPPNQIVEVDGRLFSSGDCYKQWKGHIESYDGKLNIWNEVEGSQIQSLNSLISALGTQDDHNWALSQRRYLTMAPIGVNLYFLAGYGIYRELSRTMSIVHKFDISATSDAWTSMEPMEEDGEKELCGHCCVVQLT from the coding sequence ATGGGTTCTCTCCCATCCCCACCAAGACCCTCAACTCCACCACCTTCCTCACCAAACAACTCTCTATCCAGTTACAGGGTTTGCGCCACATTTTGCTTCAGAGAATCAGCGCCAAACTTGAACATCTCTAACTGGATAGAGTTCTACGACCCATCAACCAACACATGGACACATGCTAGCTCGATCCCTGGCCTCACTGAGAACCATATCTTAAAGGGTTTTGCCATGGTGTCTTTAGGTGACTCGGTTTACATAATTGGTGGTAGGGTTTGCCGCAAGGAGAGAGCTCACACATCAGATGAGTGCAGTGAGCTTGTTGACGTGGATATTGAAGTCTCTTCATCTGTGTTGCGTTACAATGTTGGGTCTGACCAATGGTCAACGTGTGCACCACTTGGCATCTCGAGGTGTGACTTTGCCTGCACGATTTTCGAGAACAAGATCTATGTGGCCGGGGGTAAGTCCACGCTAGCATGCGCAAGGGGGATTCCATTAGCTGAGGTGTACGATCCCGAGCTCAACGAGTGGACCCCGCTGCCTAACATGAGCACATTGAGGTACAATTGCGTGGGCGTGACATGGCTAGGTAAAATCTACGTGGTGGGAGGTTTCGCAGAGAGGGCTGACTCGGAGCTGCCTCCAATAATGGTGCGCAGCTGTGCTGAGGTGTACGACACGCAAACAAGGATGTGGGACCTCATAGTGGGGATGTGGCAATTGGATGTGCCACCAAATCAAATTGTGGAAGTAGATGGGAGACTTTTTAGCTCTGGTGATTGCTACAAGCAATGGAAAGGTCACATTGAGTCATATGATGGGAAGCTCAACATATGGAATGAAGTTGAAGGGTCCCAAATACAAAGTCTGAATTCCCTGATATCTGCATTGGGCACGCAAGATGATCACAACTGGGCACTTAGCCAGAGGCGTTACCTAACAATGGCACCTATTGGCGTTAACTTGTACTTCCTGGCAGGGTATGGCATATACAGAGAATTGTCAAGAACAATGTCGATCGTTCATAAATTTGATATCTCAGCAACCAGTGATGCATGGACAAGCATGGAGCCGATGGAGGAGGATGGAGAGAAAGAACTCTGTGGGCATTGCTGTGTTGTTCAACTCACATGA